The genome window CCGCGAGGCCATCCACCGCACACTTGATGGGGGCAACTCCAACGACGCGACTGGCCGTTTTGGGCGATTGGTTTCGCCTTGACAAGCAGAGTTTTCGAAATCCTCCGAAATCGCATGCCAAGGGGTCTCAAAACTGGCAGAAGCTGCCGCCGACAAGCAAATTCACAGGGTGCGAATGATTTGAGCGCGAAGGGAACCGGTTGATTCCGCTGGTCCTCGCAGCCCTCTTCAAGGCCGTCCGAGCTCTCTGCGAGCCGATGCGAATTCAGGAGACGTTGAAGGTCCGGGGAGAGCGCCGGCGACCGCGATCCCGGTCAACGGCAGCGGCTGCCGGACTGAGAGACTTTTCCGTCTATTCCGATTGTGCCGTCTTTGTCGACTGGATATCTGACCAGCCTCGGTCCGATCGACTGACTGGGGCGCTGCCTAAGTGCGGCGCCCATTGTGTCGACAGATCCGCCATGCAGTTCACGGAACGATTGCCGGACGGGACTCCTCCTCTTCGAGTTGCCGCTCAATAGATGTCCGGGCCGGGCGGCCAGTGATTCACAGTCGGAGCAAGCCATGGATTGGCTCAACAGCGTACGCCGGCACTTGACCAACAGCGATCGCCGGGTCCGGTCGACAGGACGCGAGATCTCCGTGGCCCAGGTCGAAGTCCTCGAAGAACGGGCGGTCCTCGGCGCACTCGCGCCGCTGCCGACCTCCGAGACCCCGACCACACTCTCGAGCGGATCGTCGAGCGAGACCGTCGCGTCCTCCTCCACGCCTCCAGCCGCTCCCACGACTCCCCCGACGACCGCAGAGACCACTCCGCCGGCTCCGACGACAACGACGACGACCACCGAAACGTCGCTCGTTGACGCTTCGGCCGAAGATCAGCAGATGACCTTCGATGAGCCGGAGGCGAGCCCGCACTCCTCCGCCCCGGCGACCGAGAGCTCCAGCGGCGAGAGCCTCGATCCCTCCGTGACGATGGCCTCCGAATCGGGCCCCGCCGCGGACTCCGGGACGAACTCGTCGACCACCACGGCCGCCGACTCCGCGCCGCCGCAGGAACTGGACGCCACCACCGATCAGCCGCCCGGCAACGTCTTCGTCGACAACGAGACGATGGCGGACTACGAGTTCTCCAAGACCAATATCCCGTGGTGGGACAGCGAGTCCCAGCCGGTCGTCATCAAGTACGACTTCCGCACGGAAGCGGGCTACGAGAACGAGATCACCGAGGAACAGATCGCCGCCGCCGAGCAGGCCCTCCAGGCGTGGTCGGACGCGAGCGGCGGACGGATCACCTGGGTCCGCGACACGGAAGCGGCGGCCGAGGACATCCTCAACATCGGCGTCGGCGACCTGGGGGCCCTGGGCTACAACAGCTCGGCCGAAGGGACGCTGGGGATCAGCAAGAGCAAGCTCGACAACGCCGAAGGGGGCGGGCGGACCGTCATCGGGACGATCTGGCTCGACAACGCCGAGACCTGGGACAACACGATCGGAAACGGCAACCCGGCCGGCACCAAGGACTTCTTCACGGTCTTTGCCCATGAAGCGGGCCACGCGATGGGCCTCGAGGACGACCTCGGGAGCAGCATCGGCGCGGTGATGAACCCGCAGTACCTGATCGAGCGCGGGGTCGCGGGGATCGCGGAAGCCTACAAGACCGCGATCTTCTTCCCGCGGCCCGAGCCCGGGTCGCCGCTCGACGGCTATGCCGTCCATAACCTCGGCGCCGGGTTCCCGCAGCTGACGCAGGTGGAAGTCGGCCAGCTCCTCGACCGGGCCTCGGCCGCCTCCGCTTCGCAGGACGCGATCATCGCCATCGTCGACCGCAACGGGATCATTCTCGGCGTCCGCGTGGAGCAGGACGTCCTCAACACGATCGTCGATCCCGCCGTCCTGGCGTTCGCGATCGACGGCGCGGTGGCCAAGGCCCGCTCGGCCTGCTTCTTCTCGAGCAACGCCGGTCCGATTACCTCGCGGACCGTCCGCAACCTCAGCCAGACGACGATCACCCAGCGGGAAGTCCAGGGGAATCCGAACATCACGGATCCGAACTCGACGATCCGCGGTCCGGGGTTCGTCGCCCCGATCGGCCTGGGGGCTCACTTCCCGGCCGACGTCACCTACACCCCGCCCGTCGACCTGTTCGCGATCGAGCACACGAACCGCGACAGCTTCTCGAACCCCGGTGCCGACAACATCAAGGGGACGGCGGACGACATCGACTACCTGTATCGCCTGAACATCAATCCGGCCTTCGTCCCGGCCGGGCAGACGATCGTCCCGCCGCTGGCCTACGGTGAGCAGCGGTACGGCTCCGCCGATCTGGCCCAGGCGAACAACAGCTCGTTCCAGGGCCGCGGCATCGCCACGCTCCCCGGCGGTCTGGGAATCTACCGCGACACGGACGGGAACGGGCTCGGCGATACGCTGATCGCCGGCATCGGGGTCTTCTTCCCCGGCGCGGACGGTTATGCGACCTTTGAACAGGGCTTCGTCAACGGCGTGGGGCAGACGTCCCTTGAGCGAACGAATGCTCCGAAAGTGCTTGAAGCCGAGTACATCGCGTTTGCCGCCCTGGGCGGCAGCCGTGGAGCGGCGGTCGCCGGAGCGGCTGGAGCGGTGGTCGGCGACATCGCGGGGATTCCGCCGGTGGCGGGTCTCGACCTGCTGTTCGGTCATATCGCGCTCGTCGGCATCAACCTGGAGATCTACGGTCCGCGGCCGGGGGTCAACGGGGTCCGCGACCTGCTGAACCTGGGAATCCAGGAAGGGGTCTCGAGCGGAGCCAACCAGGAAGTCCTGGCGGCCGGCGTCACCGTGCAAGGGGGTGGCGTGGTCGGAGCCGCGACCCTCCTTGACGG of Planctomyces sp. SH-PL14 contains these proteins:
- a CDS encoding matrixin family metalloprotease, with translation MDWLNSVRRHLTNSDRRVRSTGREISVAQVEVLEERAVLGALAPLPTSETPTTLSSGSSSETVASSSTPPAAPTTPPTTAETTPPAPTTTTTTTETSLVDASAEDQQMTFDEPEASPHSSAPATESSSGESLDPSVTMASESGPAADSGTNSSTTTAADSAPPQELDATTDQPPGNVFVDNETMADYEFSKTNIPWWDSESQPVVIKYDFRTEAGYENEITEEQIAAAEQALQAWSDASGGRITWVRDTEAAAEDILNIGVGDLGALGYNSSAEGTLGISKSKLDNAEGGGRTVIGTIWLDNAETWDNTIGNGNPAGTKDFFTVFAHEAGHAMGLEDDLGSSIGAVMNPQYLIERGVAGIAEAYKTAIFFPRPEPGSPLDGYAVHNLGAGFPQLTQVEVGQLLDRASAASASQDAIIAIVDRNGIILGVRVEQDVLNTIVDPAVLAFAIDGAVAKARSACFFSSNAGPITSRTVRNLSQTTITQREVQGNPNITDPNSTIRGPGFVAPIGLGAHFPADVTYTPPVDLFAIEHTNRDSFSNPGADNIKGTADDIDYLYRLNINPAFVPAGQTIVPPLAYGEQRYGSADLAQANNSSFQGRGIATLPGGLGIYRDTDGNGLGDTLIAGIGVFFPGADGYATFEQGFVNGVGQTSLERTNAPKVLEAEYIAFAALGGSRGAAVAGAAGAVVGDIAGIPPVAGLDLLFGHIALVGINLEIYGPRPGVNGVRDLLNLGIQEGVSSGANQEVLAAGVTVQGGGVVGAATLLDGQAVASGTLVTPHNSAVPGGLTAADVQQIINQGIAGADVTRSAIRLDADFTPGARSKMVIAITDTTGEVLGLFRMDDSLVDALEVTVAKARNAAYYADAAKLALHPEDQVAGLPPGTAVTGRTFRFLAGPRYPDGVDLSPPGPWSILQDAGPAGIDPLTGENIGAAAPASLFDSVLGFDSFNPQTNFRDDSNLANRSGVAFFPGSIPLYKNGVLVGGLGVSGDGVDQNDVVTFLAAQGFLPDGVTTQRADQTAVNGVRLPFLKFNRNPFG